One Lusitaniella coriacea LEGE 07157 genomic window carries:
- the hisD gene encoding histidinol dehydrogenase, whose translation MLRIITQEAEAQTELKRIGDRTYDGETLHKEATVREILQTVQRQGDKALLDYTAEFDRQTLTLEQLRVSGSELDAAYQQVSKELLDAIVLARQRIEAFHRQRIPKSWVQFDDDEVVLGKRYTPVDRAGLYVPGGRAAYPSTVLMNAIPAKVAKVPKIVMVTPPGEGGKITPAVLVAAQEAGVTEIYRVGGAQAVAALAYGTKTIPKVDIITGPGNIYVTLAKKLVYGIVGIDSLAGPSEVLVIADSQANPVHIAADLLAQAEHDPMAAAILLTTDADLATKVQWEVEQQLLNHPRRLLTEKAIAHYGLIVVVDSLETAARLSNLFAPEHLELEIADPWALLESIRHAGAIFLGNSTPEAVGDYLAGPNHTLPTSGAARYASALGVETFLKHSSLIQYSSGALNKMSGAIQALAQAEGLHSHSESVRLRTEED comes from the coding sequence ATGCTGCGAATTATTACTCAGGAAGCTGAAGCACAAACCGAGCTAAAACGGATTGGCGATCGCACCTACGACGGCGAAACGCTACATAAAGAGGCAACGGTACGGGAAATTCTACAAACCGTTCAGCGTCAAGGAGACAAAGCGCTCCTGGACTACACGGCGGAATTTGACCGACAAACTTTAACTCTAGAACAACTGCGCGTCAGCGGTTCAGAACTCGATGCGGCTTATCAACAAGTCTCCAAAGAGTTACTGGACGCGATCGTGCTGGCACGCCAACGAATCGAAGCGTTTCATCGACAGCGCATTCCCAAATCTTGGGTGCAGTTCGACGATGACGAGGTGGTATTAGGCAAACGCTACACCCCGGTGGATCGCGCGGGACTATACGTTCCGGGAGGACGAGCCGCATATCCCAGCACGGTACTGATGAATGCGATTCCGGCAAAAGTCGCTAAAGTGCCAAAAATTGTCATGGTCACGCCGCCAGGAGAAGGAGGGAAAATTACCCCCGCTGTTTTGGTCGCGGCACAGGAAGCAGGGGTGACAGAAATTTATCGGGTTGGCGGCGCGCAAGCGGTTGCGGCACTTGCCTACGGAACCAAAACTATCCCCAAAGTAGATATCATTACAGGGCCGGGAAATATTTACGTCACCCTAGCTAAAAAACTGGTCTATGGCATCGTGGGTATTGATTCCCTCGCCGGTCCTTCAGAAGTTTTGGTTATTGCAGACAGCCAAGCCAATCCCGTTCACATTGCTGCTGACTTATTGGCACAAGCAGAACACGATCCGATGGCGGCGGCAATTCTTTTAACAACCGATGCGGATTTAGCAACAAAAGTACAGTGGGAAGTCGAGCAACAACTGCTCAATCATCCAAGGCGCTTGCTCACGGAAAAAGCGATCGCGCACTACGGTTTAATTGTGGTCGTCGATTCCCTAGAAACTGCCGCGCGGCTGTCTAATCTCTTTGCACCAGAACACCTGGAACTTGAAATCGCCGATCCCTGGGCATTATTGGAGAGCATTCGCCATGCGGGAGCTATTTTCCTCGGTAACTCTACCCCAGAAGCGGTAGGAGATTATTTAGCAGGCCCTAACCACACCTTACCCACCTCCGGCGCAGCGCGCTACGCTTCTGCATTAGGCGTTGAAACTTTTCTCAAACACTCCAGTTTGATTCAGTACTCCTCTGGCGCGCTGAACAAAATGTCGGGAGCGATTCAAGCTCTCGCGCAAGCAGAAGGTTTGCATTCTCATTCCGAGTCTGTGCGTTTGCGAACGGAGGAAGATTAG
- a CDS encoding phosphoribulokinase, with protein MVQRRIILGIVGDSAAGKTTLTRGIAQVLGEENVTVICTDDYHRYNRQQRSEFGITALHPDCNYLDIIQQHLSLLRGGQPILKPIYNHDTGNFDPPEYIEPRQFVIVEGLLGYYTRAARDCYDVKVYLAPPEDLRRTWKIKRDTRKRGYSDEQVITALDKREPDSEKFIRPQRQWSDVVVSFCSPEDSADENQEHLNVRLVLRPTIPHPDLVRLFDPSSAVDPYSAIRLGLDRDMGKPVDLLEIDGHATSEQVRKLEKILCSDVPSLESCRLDSNVEIGKVTGTTGETIQSYPLALTQLLITYHMLKASSVHQKIGSGGG; from the coding sequence ATGGTTCAGCGACGTATTATTCTTGGAATTGTTGGCGACAGTGCAGCCGGAAAAACAACCTTGACGCGAGGCATTGCGCAGGTTTTAGGAGAAGAAAACGTTACAGTCATTTGTACCGACGACTATCACCGCTACAACCGCCAGCAGCGTTCCGAATTCGGCATTACCGCATTACATCCAGACTGTAATTATCTCGATATCATTCAACAACACCTCTCGCTCCTGCGTGGCGGTCAACCCATTCTCAAACCGATCTATAACCACGATACCGGTAACTTCGATCCGCCAGAATATATTGAACCCCGCCAATTCGTGATTGTTGAAGGCTTGTTAGGCTACTACACTCGTGCAGCACGAGATTGCTACGACGTAAAAGTCTACCTTGCTCCCCCCGAAGACTTGCGCCGTACCTGGAAAATCAAACGAGACACCCGCAAGCGCGGTTACAGCGACGAACAGGTGATTACTGCTTTAGACAAACGCGAACCCGACTCGGAGAAATTCATCCGTCCTCAGCGTCAATGGTCAGATGTAGTTGTTTCTTTTTGTTCGCCAGAAGATAGTGCAGATGAGAATCAAGAGCATCTCAACGTTCGCTTAGTTCTCAGACCCACGATCCCTCACCCCGACTTAGTGCGTCTCTTCGACCCCAGTTCCGCAGTAGATCCCTATTCAGCCATTCGCTTGGGACTCGACCGAGATATGGGAAAACCCGTGGATTTATTGGAAATTGACGGACACGCAACCAGCGAACAGGTGCGAAAACTAGAAAAAATATTGTGTTCCGATGTCCCATCCCTAGAAAGTTGCCGCTTGGACAGCAATGTAGAAATTGGCAAGGTCACGGGAACCACAGGGGAAACGATTCAAAGTTATCCCTTAGCTTTAACGCAACTTTTGATTACTTACCATATGCTGAAAGCCTCTTCCGTTCATCAAAAAATTGGATCTGGGGGAGGGTGA
- the msrP gene encoding protein-methionine-sulfoxide reductase catalytic subunit MsrP: MAFIHIPPSWQLPESKITAERLYFNRRRFIKTLVGAGIGASLLPLAGCKKSQAQLTELEATYKNLSTLEVTTNPTFASVERPTTDRILASSYNNFYEFGGTKSIWQAAQKLPTEDWKVEVTGLVRNPQTYDLEDIQKNFPLEERTYRFRCVEAWSMVLPWIGFPMKSLLAAVEPTEKAKFIRFTSFYDPKITSGPGFSLSTLPWPYTESLRIEEMANDLAFFAVGIYGQTLPKQHGAPIRAVLPWKYGFKGAKSIVKIEFLEEQPATYWNTIVPSEYDFEANVNPDKPHPRWSQAREKFIAQGPDLSWEWKETLPYNGYGEFVASLYS, from the coding sequence ATGGCTTTTATCCATATTCCCCCCTCCTGGCAACTCCCAGAATCCAAAATCACCGCAGAACGGCTCTATTTCAACCGCCGCCGCTTCATTAAAACCCTCGTAGGCGCTGGGATTGGTGCAAGCTTGTTGCCCCTAGCTGGATGCAAAAAATCTCAAGCACAACTCACAGAACTCGAAGCAACTTACAAAAACCTATCCACCTTAGAAGTTACAACCAATCCCACCTTTGCCAGCGTCGAGCGCCCCACAACCGATCGAATACTCGCCAGCAGTTACAATAATTTCTACGAATTTGGCGGCACAAAATCCATTTGGCAAGCAGCACAAAAATTACCCACAGAAGATTGGAAAGTGGAAGTCACCGGACTCGTTCGTAATCCCCAAACCTACGACTTAGAGGACATACAGAAAAACTTTCCCCTCGAAGAACGCACCTATCGCTTCCGTTGCGTTGAAGCTTGGTCAATGGTTTTACCCTGGATTGGCTTTCCCATGAAATCGCTCCTCGCCGCCGTCGAACCCACTGAAAAAGCCAAGTTTATCCGCTTTACCTCCTTCTACGATCCTAAAATCACTTCTGGTCCCGGTTTCTCTCTCAGCACCTTACCTTGGCCCTATACTGAAAGCCTGCGTATTGAAGAAATGGCAAATGACCTCGCTTTCTTTGCCGTTGGCATTTACGGACAAACCCTTCCCAAACAGCACGGCGCGCCAATTCGCGCGGTTCTTCCCTGGAAATACGGCTTTAAGGGCGCAAAATCCATTGTCAAAATTGAATTTCTCGAAGAACAACCCGCAACCTATTGGAATACGATTGTTCCTAGTGAATACGATTTTGAAGCCAATGTGAATCCCGATAAACCTCATCCTCGTTGGTCCCAAGCGAGGGAAAAATTCATCGCTCAAGGTCCCGATTTAAGCTGGGAATGGAAAGAAACGCTGCCCTACAATGGGTATGGAGAGTTTGTAGCGAGTTTATATTCTTAG
- a CDS encoding TatD family hydrolase — protein sequence MQLIDTHVHINFDVFARDLEAIQHRWREAGVIRLVHSCVEPQEFRHIQTLANRFPELSFAVGLHPLDAHKWTQTTAAEIATLAASDSRVVAIGELGLDFYKAENRELQETVCREQIAIARRLNKPVIVHCRDAAAALRELLQDVSSTDDSLPPLRGVMHCWGGSAEETQWFLDLGFYISFSGIVTFKNAKSVQESAAMVPRDRLLVETDCPFLAPQPVRGKRNEPAYVLHVAQKLAEIRSTSLETLAAQTTENACKLFGLG from the coding sequence ATGCAGTTAATTGATACCCACGTCCACATTAACTTTGATGTCTTTGCGCGGGACTTAGAAGCCATACAACATCGGTGGCGAGAAGCGGGTGTCATTCGCTTGGTACATTCCTGCGTAGAACCCCAGGAATTTAGACACATCCAAACCCTTGCCAACCGCTTTCCCGAACTCTCCTTTGCGGTGGGTTTGCATCCGTTGGACGCGCACAAGTGGACCCAAACCACCGCCGCAGAAATTGCCACCCTAGCTGCCTCAGATTCGCGCGTTGTCGCGATTGGGGAGTTGGGGTTGGATTTTTACAAAGCGGAGAATCGCGAACTGCAAGAAACCGTTTGTCGAGAGCAAATCGCGATCGCGCGCCGACTGAACAAACCCGTTATCGTTCACTGTCGAGATGCCGCTGCTGCTTTGCGCGAACTCCTGCAAGACGTGAGTTCGACCGACGACTCATTACCGCCTCTTAGAGGAGTTATGCACTGTTGGGGCGGTTCGGCAGAAGAAACCCAATGGTTTCTCGATTTAGGTTTCTATATCAGCTTTAGCGGCATTGTCACCTTTAAAAATGCCAAATCCGTACAAGAGAGTGCGGCAATGGTTCCGCGCGATCGTCTGCTAGTCGAAACCGATTGCCCCTTCTTAGCCCCCCAACCCGTAAGAGGAAAACGCAATGAACCTGCATACGTTCTCCATGTTGCCCAAAAACTGGCCGAAATCCGCAGCACATCCTTAGAAACCTTAGCCGCCCAAACGACAGAAAATGCCTGTAAGCTCTTTGGCTTGGGATGA
- a CDS encoding S9 family peptidase, whose translation MKWLKWTVLAIALSSVELATSPMSIAHPNESNSAITQSTPNNSQQLPPLIDRELFFGNPEITGAKLSPDGKFLAFQKPLNGVINVWVKPIDAPFDDARPVTSDTDSPIIFYSWNRDGNYILYGQDKGGNENFHLYAVDPAAVASDSTPPPARNLTPLDGVQARLYEGPENDPNTLIIGLNDRDPQVHDVYRLNISTGERELLLKNEENIANWVVDLQGNIRFAVRQTSDGGTEILRVEGDKLLSEYTCGFEEACNPVRVHKDGKRLYLETNKGEDVDLTRLVLYNPETKESELIDVDPEKEVDFGGALFSEATDELLVTSYVGDRLRIYPKNEEIARDLEILQKALPEGDISLASMTEDDRLLLIKVSRDVDPGSTYLFNRDTGEVEKLYASRPELPTQHLASMRPLRYTARDGMEIPAYLTLPKGVEPRNLPVIIFPHGGPWSRDTWGYDGFAQFLANRGYAVFQPNFRGSTGYGKAFLNAGNREWGTGAMQHDITDGVQYLIEQGIADRDRVGIFGGSYGGYATLAGLAFTPDLYAAGISLVGPSNLITLIQSIPPYWGPIAKLFTLRVGDPENPEDRSRLIEQSPLFSAKKIQAPLLVIQGANDPRVKQAESDQIVVALRELEQDVEYLIAPDEGHGFRKETNRLAVAVAVEQFFARYLGGRAQEEVPSEIQSQLESLTVDINKVAVPESE comes from the coding sequence ATGAAATGGCTTAAGTGGACTGTTCTCGCGATCGCGCTCTCTTCTGTCGAACTCGCCACCTCTCCCATGTCAATTGCCCACCCCAACGAATCGAATTCTGCCATAACCCAGTCTACGCCAAACAATTCCCAACAACTGCCCCCCCTCATCGATCGGGAACTCTTCTTTGGCAACCCCGAAATCACAGGCGCAAAACTCTCACCCGACGGTAAATTTCTCGCTTTTCAAAAACCTCTCAACGGCGTTATTAACGTTTGGGTGAAACCCATCGACGCACCCTTTGATGACGCTCGACCCGTCACCTCCGATACCGATAGTCCCATCATCTTCTACTCCTGGAATCGAGATGGCAACTATATTCTCTACGGACAAGACAAAGGCGGAAACGAAAACTTCCACCTCTACGCCGTCGATCCCGCAGCAGTCGCTTCCGACTCAACCCCACCCCCCGCACGGAATTTAACCCCTCTCGATGGCGTTCAAGCTCGACTCTATGAGGGGCCCGAAAACGATCCCAACACCCTGATTATTGGCTTAAACGATCGCGATCCTCAAGTCCACGATGTCTATCGCCTGAACATTTCCACCGGAGAACGGGAATTATTGCTCAAAAACGAAGAAAATATTGCCAATTGGGTTGTCGATTTGCAAGGAAATATCCGTTTTGCCGTGCGTCAAACTTCCGATGGCGGAACCGAAATTTTGCGCGTTGAAGGCGACAAACTGCTCTCGGAATACACCTGTGGCTTTGAAGAAGCCTGCAATCCCGTCCGCGTTCACAAAGACGGCAAGCGACTTTATCTCGAAACCAACAAAGGCGAAGATGTCGATCTCACTCGCTTGGTTCTCTACAACCCCGAAACAAAAGAAAGCGAACTCATTGATGTCGATCCCGAAAAGGAAGTCGATTTTGGCGGAGCCTTATTTTCTGAAGCCACAGACGAATTGCTCGTAACCTCTTATGTCGGCGACCGCCTGCGCATTTATCCCAAAAACGAAGAAATTGCCCGCGATCTCGAAATTTTGCAAAAAGCATTGCCAGAAGGGGACATTTCCCTCGCATCTATGACCGAGGACGACCGCTTGCTTCTGATTAAAGTCTCGCGAGACGTTGACCCCGGTTCCACCTACCTCTTCAATCGCGACACAGGAGAAGTCGAAAAACTCTACGCCTCCCGTCCCGAACTACCCACGCAGCACCTCGCCTCCATGCGTCCCCTGCGCTACACCGCCCGCGATGGCATGGAAATTCCCGCTTATCTCACCCTTCCCAAAGGAGTCGAACCGCGCAATCTTCCCGTCATCATCTTTCCTCACGGTGGTCCTTGGTCGAGAGATACCTGGGGTTATGACGGTTTTGCCCAATTCCTTGCCAATCGCGGCTACGCCGTCTTCCAGCCCAACTTCCGAGGCTCCACGGGGTACGGTAAAGCTTTCCTCAATGCGGGAAACCGGGAATGGGGAACTGGAGCGATGCAGCACGACATTACCGATGGGGTTCAATATTTGATCGAACAGGGAATTGCCGATCGCGATCGCGTGGGAATATTTGGCGGTTCCTACGGCGGTTATGCCACCTTAGCGGGTTTAGCCTTTACCCCCGACCTTTACGCAGCGGGAATTTCCTTGGTAGGGCCTTCCAATTTAATTACTCTCATTCAATCCATCCCTCCCTACTGGGGACCGATCGCGAAACTCTTTACTTTGCGCGTCGGCGATCCCGAAAATCCCGAAGATCGATCGCGCCTCATCGAACAATCTCCCCTCTTTTCTGCTAAAAAAATTCAAGCGCCTTTATTAGTTATTCAAGGAGCCAACGATCCCCGCGTCAAACAAGCAGAATCCGACCAGATTGTCGTAGCACTGCGCGAGTTAGAACAGGATGTGGAATATTTAATAGCACCGGATGAAGGTCATGGATTCCGCAAGGAAACCAATCGCCTCGCCGTTGCGGTGGCTGTCGAACAGTTTTTCGCTCGCTACCTTGGCGGACGCGCTCAAGAGGAGGTTCCCTCGGAGATTCAATCGCAGTTGGAGTCTTTGACGGTTGATATTAATAAGGTCGCCGTTCCCGAATCGGAGTAA
- the rpsT gene encoding 30S ribosomal protein S20, whose translation MANSKSALKRIQIAERNRLRNKAYKSAVRTLMKKYFGAVEAHAANPTPESLEQIQQVMSATYSKIDKAVKRNVLHANNGARKKARLAKALQQVTTAS comes from the coding sequence GTGGCTAATAGCAAATCTGCACTCAAACGGATACAAATTGCCGAACGCAACCGACTGCGCAACAAAGCTTATAAGTCAGCAGTCAGAACCTTAATGAAAAAATATTTTGGTGCGGTGGAAGCTCACGCGGCAAATCCAACGCCCGAATCGCTGGAGCAAATTCAGCAAGTCATGTCAGCGACTTACAGCAAAATCGACAAAGCAGTTAAGCGCAACGTTCTTCATGCTAATAATGGCGCTCGCAAAAAAGCGCGTCTGGCAAAAGCGCTGCAACAAGTAACGACAGCTTCCTAG
- the coaE gene encoding dephospho-CoA kinase (Dephospho-CoA kinase (CoaE) performs the final step in coenzyme A biosynthesis.), whose translation MTANSPLKIGLTGGISTGKTTVSRYFAEAYQLPILDADVYAREAVQFGSRGLQAIAERYGRDILLPDGTLNRAGLGKIIFNDLGEKHWVEGLIHPFVRDRALTELERLDATIVVLAIPLLFEAKMTDLVDRVWVVSCSPQQQLKRLMARDRLFPQQAQARIDNQMPLEQKIALADRVLDNSSTVPALLKQVDRALQFIHNEQ comes from the coding sequence ATGACGGCAAATTCCCCTTTGAAGATTGGCTTAACCGGAGGAATTAGTACGGGAAAAACTACGGTGTCTCGCTATTTTGCAGAGGCTTACCAGTTGCCGATTTTGGATGCGGATGTATATGCAAGGGAGGCGGTACAGTTTGGTTCGAGGGGATTGCAGGCGATCGCGGAACGGTATGGAAGGGACATTTTATTGCCCGATGGGACGTTGAATCGCGCCGGTTTGGGAAAGATTATTTTTAACGATCTTGGGGAGAAGCATTGGGTTGAGGGACTGATTCATCCCTTTGTGCGCGATCGCGCCCTCACAGAACTGGAACGTCTCGATGCGACTATTGTTGTATTGGCCATCCCCTTACTCTTCGAGGCAAAAATGACAGATTTGGTCGATCGCGTGTGGGTGGTGTCCTGTTCTCCCCAACAACAACTTAAACGATTGATGGCGCGCGATCGCCTTTTTCCCCAACAAGCACAAGCACGCATTGACAATCAAATGCCATTAGAGCAAAAAATAGCATTAGCCGATCGCGTGTTGGATAACTCTTCCACCGTCCCAGCATTACTCAAACAGGTCGATCGCGCCCTGCAATTCATTCATAATGAACAGTAG
- the lptB gene encoding LPS export ABC transporter ATP-binding protein, translated as MITLKNIHKFYGKRVVVNRVNLSVSQGEIVGLLGPNGAGKTTTFYIGTGLIRPDEGTVWFNNRDITRLPINQRAHLGIGYLPQQASIFRNLNVKDNIRLVLQQSGLSSTQQMMRQHQLLDEFRLQQVASTKGSLVSGGERRRTELARALAIGEEGPKFLLLDEPFAGVDPIAVSEIQKIIAKLRDRAMGILITDHNVRETLAITDRAYIMRDGQILASGTAEELYNNPLVRQYYLGDDFQL; from the coding sequence ATTATCACTTTAAAAAATATTCACAAATTCTACGGGAAGCGCGTTGTTGTCAATCGCGTTAATCTCAGCGTTTCCCAAGGTGAAATTGTGGGCTTACTCGGCCCAAATGGAGCGGGCAAGACAACGACGTTTTATATTGGAACGGGTTTGATTCGACCCGATGAGGGAACGGTTTGGTTTAATAATCGCGATATTACGCGCTTGCCGATTAATCAACGGGCGCATTTGGGAATTGGTTACCTGCCGCAACAAGCCAGTATTTTTCGCAACTTGAATGTCAAGGATAATATTCGCTTGGTTTTACAGCAGAGCGGTTTGTCTTCCACTCAACAGATGATGCGCCAGCATCAGTTACTCGATGAGTTTCGCTTGCAACAGGTAGCATCGACCAAAGGTAGCTTGGTGTCTGGGGGAGAACGGCGGAGGACGGAGCTAGCTAGGGCGTTGGCGATTGGTGAGGAAGGCCCTAAATTTTTACTTCTGGACGAACCTTTTGCAGGGGTCGATCCCATTGCGGTGTCTGAGATTCAAAAAATTATTGCAAAGTTGCGCGATCGCGCGATGGGGATTTTAATTACCGATCATAACGTGCGAGAAACCCTCGCCATTACCGATCGCGCCTACATCATGCGGGACGGTCAAATCCTGGCTTCAGGAACCGCAGAAGAGCTTTACAATAACCCCCTCGTGCGGCAGTATTACCTCGGCGACGACTTTCAACTATAA
- a CDS encoding LptA/OstA family protein, translating into MMIPSVRRTHRWGWLFAIPVAIALTPQLPNAQAQTSGGGRPITVVSDRQEADQLTGVVTAIGNVQISYPARQIRATSAQAQYFQNENKIILTGNVFVSQAGGNNIRAERVEYLISEQRFLATPQVERQVESTYIISDPEAPTEPPIAPVVPPFNPKPAFKTPVSE; encoded by the coding sequence ATGATGATACCTTCTGTGCGACGTACCCATCGTTGGGGATGGTTGTTTGCAATCCCCGTCGCGATCGCGCTTACCCCACAATTACCCAACGCTCAAGCCCAAACTTCCGGCGGTGGACGACCCATTACGGTTGTTTCTGACCGCCAAGAAGCCGACCAACTGACAGGCGTTGTCACCGCAATCGGCAATGTGCAAATTAGTTATCCCGCCCGACAAATTCGAGCGACTTCAGCCCAAGCGCAATATTTCCAAAACGAAAACAAAATTATCCTCACGGGAAACGTTTTTGTCTCCCAAGCGGGAGGAAATAACATTCGCGCCGAACGGGTGGAGTATCTGATTAGCGAACAGCGTTTTTTAGCCACTCCCCAAGTCGAACGCCAGGTGGAATCAACTTATATCATTTCCGACCCCGAAGCGCCCACTGAGCCGCCGATTGCCCCGGTTGTGCCGCCGTTTAACCCCAAACCTGCTTTTAAAACGCCGGTGAGCGAATAA